The following are from one region of the Gossypium hirsutum isolate 1008001.06 chromosome D03, Gossypium_hirsutum_v2.1, whole genome shotgun sequence genome:
- the LOC107932572 gene encoding zinc finger CCCH domain-containing protein 40: MAHRLLRDHEADGWERSDFPIICESCLGDNPYVRMTKADYDKGCKICTRPFTVFRWRPGRDARYKKTEVCQTCSKLKNACQVCVLDLEYGLPVQVRDTALSINSNDAIPKSDVNREYFAEEHDRRARAGLDYESSYGKVRPNDTILKLQRTTPYYKRNRAHICSFYVRGECTRGAECPYRHEMPEAGELSQQNIKDRYYGVNDPVALKLLNKAGEMPSLEAPEDESIKTLYVGGLDKRITEQDLRDNFYAHGEIESIKMVLDKACAFVTYTTREGAEKAAEELSSKLVIKGLRLKLMWGKPQAPRPESETSDGSRQQAAVAHSGMLPRAVISQQQNQFQPSGPGMHDQPPPMQYFNIPPPPQMDRAYYPSMDPQRMGALVPSQDGENKPGSDKQQAQHYPYQGMPPPPPGQYPHQHYPPYGYMQPMPPYQQYPPYHSAMPPPRGPPQHYQHPGPPRPSPPVSAPASTSAQPPPASTSSGSAPPPPPPPPPPAAPVPSAAAASGSSQL, from the exons ATGGCACACCGATTGTTAAGAGATCATGAGGCGGATGGCTGGGAACGCTCTGATTTTCCTATCATTTGCGAGTCATGCCTTGGTGACAATCCATATGTCCGAATG ACTAAAGCTGATTATGATAAGGGGTGCAAGATTTGTACACGGCCATTTACAGTCTTTAGGTGGAGACCTGGTCGTGATGCAAGGTATAAGAAAACTGAGGTTTGTCAGACTTGCAGTAAGTTGAAAAATGCTTGTCAAGTCTGCGTTTTAGATCTTGAATATGGATTGCCAGTTCAAGTTCGGGATACTGCTCTAAGTATAAACTCCAATGATGCCATTCCAAAGAGTGATGTCAATAGAGAGTATTTCGCCGAGGAGCATGACAGGAGG GCGAGAGCTGGTCTAGATTATGAATCCTCATATGGGAAGGTACGTCCAAACGACACTATTCTGAAGCTTCAGAGGACAACACCTTACTACAAGAGAAACCGAGCACATATTTGCAGTTTCTATGTGCGGGGTGAATGTACAAGAGGTGCTGAGTGCCCTTATAGGCATGAGATGCCAGAAGCTGGGGAGTTGTCCCAGCAAAATATAAAAGACCGTTACTATGG GGTGAATGATCCAGTGGCACTAAAGCTACTTAACAAGGCTGGTGAAATGCCTTCTTTGGAAGCGCCTGAGGATGAAAGCATTAAAACCCTTTATGTGGGAGGGCTGGATAAAAGGATCACCGAGCAAGATTTAAGGGATAACTTTTATGCCCATGGTGAAATTGAATCGATAAAGATGGTCCTCGACAAGGCATGCGCCTTTGTTACATACACAACCAGAGAAGGAGCTGAAAAGGCTGCAGAAGAGCTTTCTAGCAAGCTAGTCATAAAGGGTCTTAGGCTGAAGCTAATGTGGGGTAAGCCCCAAGCCCCAAGGCCTGAGTCAGAAACCTCCGATGGATCCAGGCAGCAAGCAGCAGTGGCTCATAGCGGAATGTTGCCCCGGGCAGTAATATCTCAGCAGCAGAATCAATTCCAGCCATCTGGACCTGGCATGCACGACCAACCACCACCTATGCAGTACTTTAATATCCCACCTCCACCTCAGATGGATAGAGCCTACTATCCATCAATGGACCCTCAAAGAATGGGTGCTCTGGTTCCGTCTCAGGACGGGGAGAACAAACCCGGATCAGATAAACAACAAGCACAACACTATCCTTACCAAGGTATGCCGCCGCCGCCACCTGGACAATATCCTCATCAACATTATCCGCCATATGGGTACATGCAACCGATGCCACCTTATCAACAGTATCCACCATACCATTCAGCAATGCCTCCACCTCGAGGCCCACCTCAACATTATCAACACCCTGGACCTCCAAGACCTTCACCACCTGTGAGTGCACCAGCTTCAACAAGCGCACAACCACCACCAGCATCTACTTCATCAGGCTCTgccccaccaccaccaccaccaccaccaccaccagcaGCGCCCGTCCCATCTGCTGCTGCTGCATCTGGATCTTCTCAGCTATGA
- the LOC107932596 gene encoding uncharacterized protein isoform X1: MGNCQAAEAVTVVIQHPGNKIERIYWSVSANEIMGSNPGHYVALVVTSLTMKNENGTPVKQLKLLKPDDTLLIGQVYRLVSFEDVLKEFAAKKCVKLGKLLKENGGLGLGMELKKKKRDLPRTKLGSESGNCSGVKVEQEVNRVGTSGGGGGGSRYIGRHHGGGGQWRPALQSIAEIGI, from the exons ATGGGAAACTGTCAAGCAGCTGAAGCAGTCACCGTGGTGATTCAACACCCAGGGAACAAGATCGAGAGGATTTATTGGTCGGTTAGTGCAAATGAAATCATGGGGTCGAATCCAGGTCATTACGTTGCCCTTGTGGTGACTTCACTGACGATGAAGAATGAAAATGGTACGCCGGTGAAACAGCTTAAGCTGTTGAAACCTGATGATACTCTGTTGATCGGTCAAGTTTATAGGCTCGTCAGCTTTGaag ATGTTTTGAAAGAATTTGCTGCAAAAAAGTGTGTGAAATTGGGGAAATTGTTGAAAGAAAATGGAGGACTTGGGCTTGGAATggagttgaagaagaagaaaagggatTTGCCAAGAACTAAACTTGGTTCTGAATCTGGGAATTGCAGTGGTGTTAAG GTGGAGCAGGAAGTTAATAGGGTTGGAAccagtggtggtggtggtggtggcagTAGGTACATAGGCAGACATCATGGCGGTGGTGGGCAATGGAGGCCAGCCTTGCAGAGCATTGCAGAGATTGGAATTTGA
- the LOC107932596 gene encoding uncharacterized protein isoform X2: MGNCQAAEAVTVVIQHPGNKIERIYWSVSANEIMGSNPGHYVALVVTSLTMKNENGTPVKQLKLLKPDDTLLIGQVYRLVSFEDVLKEFAAKKCVKLGKLLKENGGLGLGMELKKKKRDLPRTKLGSESGNCSGVKPFAVRG; the protein is encoded by the exons ATGGGAAACTGTCAAGCAGCTGAAGCAGTCACCGTGGTGATTCAACACCCAGGGAACAAGATCGAGAGGATTTATTGGTCGGTTAGTGCAAATGAAATCATGGGGTCGAATCCAGGTCATTACGTTGCCCTTGTGGTGACTTCACTGACGATGAAGAATGAAAATGGTACGCCGGTGAAACAGCTTAAGCTGTTGAAACCTGATGATACTCTGTTGATCGGTCAAGTTTATAGGCTCGTCAGCTTTGaag ATGTTTTGAAAGAATTTGCTGCAAAAAAGTGTGTGAAATTGGGGAAATTGTTGAAAGAAAATGGAGGACTTGGGCTTGGAATggagttgaagaagaagaaaagggatTTGCCAAGAACTAAACTTGGTTCTGAATCTGGGAATTGCAGTGGTGTTAAG CCATTTGCAGTGAGGGGATGA
- the LOC107932550 gene encoding cyclin-D4-1 isoform X1, with the protein MAVSLNLYCNEAPNEIVVSCEAYGDDDDDNESDHCSVDYDDDLLINLFETEVDQMLESKVVSSRFHHSIVTARKDAIQWMLKVHCFYRFRPETAYLSINYMDRFLSARPLPQGKGWPMQLLSVSCLSLAAKMEETTVPFLLDLQIMKPRFLFKPKTVQRMEVLVMQTLNWRLRIITPFDFVHCFIARISSCFSDSHQPNRLCHLFSLASDLIINTCIAAIDSLDYPPSAIAAAVALWITNHSVDEQNLGHLHNGVNQVINTGMVKKIYKVIEGKRSSLKLMPRSPTCVLEAALLCKEIAKYC; encoded by the exons ATGGCAGTGTCCCTAAACTTGTACTGCAATGAAGCACCAAATGAGATTGTTGTCTCCTGCGAAGCttatggtgatgatgatgatgataatgaaagTGATCACTGCTCAGTCGACTACGACGACGATTTATTGATTAATTTGTTTGAGACCGAGGTTGATCAGATGCTGGAATCCAAGGTTGTTTCATCAAGATTTCATCATAGTATTGTTACTGCTCGTAAAGATGCTATCCAATGGATGTTAAAG GTTCACTGTTTCTACAGGTTTAGGCCTGAAACTGCTTATCTTTCAATTAATTACATGGATCGATTCCTATCAGCTCGACCTTTGCCG CAAGGGAAAGGTTGGCCAATGCAGCTTTTATCAGTATCATGCCTTTCACTAGCAGCAAAAATGGAGGAAACAACTGTTCCTTTTCTCCTAGACTTGCAAATAATGAAACCCAGATTCTTGTTTAAGCCCAAAACAGTCCAAAGAATGGAGGTTTTAGTCATGCAAACCTTGAATTGGCGATTGCGTATCATTACACCTTTCGATTTTGTACATTGTTTCATTGCCAGGATTTCGTCATGTTTTAGTGATTCCCACCAACCAAACAGGCTTTGTCACCTGTTTTCTTTAGCGTCTGATCTCATTATTAATACATGTATAG CAGCCATTGATTCATTGGATTATCCTCCATCAGCAATTGCTGCAGCTGTGGCACTATGGATCACTAATCACAGTGTTGATGAACAGAATTTGGGGCACTTGCACAATGGAGTGAACCAAGTAATTAACACT GGAATGGTGAAAAAGATTTACAAGGTTATTGAAGGGAAAAGGTCTAGTTTGAAGCTAATGCCCCGAAGTCCCACATGTGTGCTTGAAGCTGCTCTGCTTTGCAAGGAAATTGCTAAATACTGCTGA
- the LOC107932550 gene encoding cyclin-D4-1 isoform X4: protein MAVSLNLYCNEAPNEIVVSCEAYGDDDDDNESDHCSVDYDDDLLINLFETEVDQMLESKVVSSRFHHSIVTARKDAIQWMLKVHCFYRFRPETAYLSINYMDRFLSARPLPQGKGWPMQLLSVSCLSLAAKMEETTVPFLLDLQIMKPRFLFKPKTVQRMEVLVMQTLNWRLRIITPFDFVHCFIARISSCFSDSHQPNRLCHLFSLASDLIINTCIAIDSLDYPPSAIAAAVALWITNHSVDEQNLGHLHNGVNQGMVKKIYKVIEGKRSSLKLMPRSPTCVLEAALLCKEIAKYC from the exons ATGGCAGTGTCCCTAAACTTGTACTGCAATGAAGCACCAAATGAGATTGTTGTCTCCTGCGAAGCttatggtgatgatgatgatgataatgaaagTGATCACTGCTCAGTCGACTACGACGACGATTTATTGATTAATTTGTTTGAGACCGAGGTTGATCAGATGCTGGAATCCAAGGTTGTTTCATCAAGATTTCATCATAGTATTGTTACTGCTCGTAAAGATGCTATCCAATGGATGTTAAAG GTTCACTGTTTCTACAGGTTTAGGCCTGAAACTGCTTATCTTTCAATTAATTACATGGATCGATTCCTATCAGCTCGACCTTTGCCG CAAGGGAAAGGTTGGCCAATGCAGCTTTTATCAGTATCATGCCTTTCACTAGCAGCAAAAATGGAGGAAACAACTGTTCCTTTTCTCCTAGACTTGCAAATAATGAAACCCAGATTCTTGTTTAAGCCCAAAACAGTCCAAAGAATGGAGGTTTTAGTCATGCAAACCTTGAATTGGCGATTGCGTATCATTACACCTTTCGATTTTGTACATTGTTTCATTGCCAGGATTTCGTCATGTTTTAGTGATTCCCACCAACCAAACAGGCTTTGTCACCTGTTTTCTTTAGCGTCTGATCTCATTATTAATACATGTATAG CCATTGATTCATTGGATTATCCTCCATCAGCAATTGCTGCAGCTGTGGCACTATGGATCACTAATCACAGTGTTGATGAACAGAATTTGGGGCACTTGCACAATGGAGTGAACCAA GGAATGGTGAAAAAGATTTACAAGGTTATTGAAGGGAAAAGGTCTAGTTTGAAGCTAATGCCCCGAAGTCCCACATGTGTGCTTGAAGCTGCTCTGCTTTGCAAGGAAATTGCTAAATACTGCTGA
- the LOC107932550 gene encoding cyclin-D1-1 isoform X3, whose protein sequence is MAVSLNLYCNEAPNEIVVSCEAYGDDDDDNESDHCSVDYDDDLLINLFETEVDQMLESKVVSSRFHHSIVTARKDAIQWMLKVHCFYRFRPETAYLSINYMDRFLSARPLPQGKGWPMQLLSVSCLSLAAKMEETTVPFLLDLQIMKPRFLFKPKTVQRMEVLVMQTLNWRLRIITPFDFVHCFIARISSCFSDSHQPNRLCHLFSLASDLIINTCIAAIDSLDYPPSAIAAAVALWITNHSVDEQNLGHLHNGVNQGMVKKIYKVIEGKRSSLKLMPRSPTCVLEAALLCKEIAKYC, encoded by the exons ATGGCAGTGTCCCTAAACTTGTACTGCAATGAAGCACCAAATGAGATTGTTGTCTCCTGCGAAGCttatggtgatgatgatgatgataatgaaagTGATCACTGCTCAGTCGACTACGACGACGATTTATTGATTAATTTGTTTGAGACCGAGGTTGATCAGATGCTGGAATCCAAGGTTGTTTCATCAAGATTTCATCATAGTATTGTTACTGCTCGTAAAGATGCTATCCAATGGATGTTAAAG GTTCACTGTTTCTACAGGTTTAGGCCTGAAACTGCTTATCTTTCAATTAATTACATGGATCGATTCCTATCAGCTCGACCTTTGCCG CAAGGGAAAGGTTGGCCAATGCAGCTTTTATCAGTATCATGCCTTTCACTAGCAGCAAAAATGGAGGAAACAACTGTTCCTTTTCTCCTAGACTTGCAAATAATGAAACCCAGATTCTTGTTTAAGCCCAAAACAGTCCAAAGAATGGAGGTTTTAGTCATGCAAACCTTGAATTGGCGATTGCGTATCATTACACCTTTCGATTTTGTACATTGTTTCATTGCCAGGATTTCGTCATGTTTTAGTGATTCCCACCAACCAAACAGGCTTTGTCACCTGTTTTCTTTAGCGTCTGATCTCATTATTAATACATGTATAG CAGCCATTGATTCATTGGATTATCCTCCATCAGCAATTGCTGCAGCTGTGGCACTATGGATCACTAATCACAGTGTTGATGAACAGAATTTGGGGCACTTGCACAATGGAGTGAACCAA GGAATGGTGAAAAAGATTTACAAGGTTATTGAAGGGAAAAGGTCTAGTTTGAAGCTAATGCCCCGAAGTCCCACATGTGTGCTTGAAGCTGCTCTGCTTTGCAAGGAAATTGCTAAATACTGCTGA
- the LOC107932550 gene encoding cyclin-D1-1 isoform X2, translated as MAVSLNLYCNEAPNEIVVSCEAYGDDDDDNESDHCSVDYDDDLLINLFETEVDQMLESKVVSSRFHHSIVTARKDAIQWMLKVHCFYRFRPETAYLSINYMDRFLSARPLPQGKGWPMQLLSVSCLSLAAKMEETTVPFLLDLQIMKPRFLFKPKTVQRMEVLVMQTLNWRLRIITPFDFVHCFIARISSCFSDSHQPNRLCHLFSLASDLIINTCIAIDSLDYPPSAIAAAVALWITNHSVDEQNLGHLHNGVNQVINTGMVKKIYKVIEGKRSSLKLMPRSPTCVLEAALLCKEIAKYC; from the exons ATGGCAGTGTCCCTAAACTTGTACTGCAATGAAGCACCAAATGAGATTGTTGTCTCCTGCGAAGCttatggtgatgatgatgatgataatgaaagTGATCACTGCTCAGTCGACTACGACGACGATTTATTGATTAATTTGTTTGAGACCGAGGTTGATCAGATGCTGGAATCCAAGGTTGTTTCATCAAGATTTCATCATAGTATTGTTACTGCTCGTAAAGATGCTATCCAATGGATGTTAAAG GTTCACTGTTTCTACAGGTTTAGGCCTGAAACTGCTTATCTTTCAATTAATTACATGGATCGATTCCTATCAGCTCGACCTTTGCCG CAAGGGAAAGGTTGGCCAATGCAGCTTTTATCAGTATCATGCCTTTCACTAGCAGCAAAAATGGAGGAAACAACTGTTCCTTTTCTCCTAGACTTGCAAATAATGAAACCCAGATTCTTGTTTAAGCCCAAAACAGTCCAAAGAATGGAGGTTTTAGTCATGCAAACCTTGAATTGGCGATTGCGTATCATTACACCTTTCGATTTTGTACATTGTTTCATTGCCAGGATTTCGTCATGTTTTAGTGATTCCCACCAACCAAACAGGCTTTGTCACCTGTTTTCTTTAGCGTCTGATCTCATTATTAATACATGTATAG CCATTGATTCATTGGATTATCCTCCATCAGCAATTGCTGCAGCTGTGGCACTATGGATCACTAATCACAGTGTTGATGAACAGAATTTGGGGCACTTGCACAATGGAGTGAACCAAGTAATTAACACT GGAATGGTGAAAAAGATTTACAAGGTTATTGAAGGGAAAAGGTCTAGTTTGAAGCTAATGCCCCGAAGTCCCACATGTGTGCTTGAAGCTGCTCTGCTTTGCAAGGAAATTGCTAAATACTGCTGA
- the LOC107932559 gene encoding heptahelical transmembrane protein 4 isoform X1: protein MLVKTGEKTMENSKGGKGKRLWKKVKYQLVEYHSLPGYLRDNEYIVGHYRSEWPMKLLLLSIFSIHNETLNVWTHLIGFFLFLALTIYTAMKVPKVVDLNSLSHIHDILRKADLHKLHSELVTCLPSLPNISDLHKFRDELKTSISGWHVRELLYNCLPESFSSRNQSNRSMKEDVTNIIAPLMVRPITRWPFFTFLGGAMFCLLASSACHLLSCHSERISYIVRRLDYAGIAALISTSFYPPVYYSFICDPFFCRLYLGFITILGVAAILFSFLAGFHRPEFRTLRVSLFFGMGMSSIAPIIHKLILFWHQPEALHTTFYEVLMGILYGIGAFVYAARIPERWMPGKFDIAGHSHQLFHILVVAGAYTHYRAGLVYLEWRDQHGC, encoded by the exons ATGTTAGTGAAGACAGGTGAAAAAACAATGGAGAATTCAAAGGGAGGAAAAGGGAAGAGATTGTGGAAGAAGGTGAAGTATCAACTGGTTGAATACCATTCATTACCTGGTTATTTGAGGGACAATGAGTATATTGTTGGGCATTATAGATCTGAATGGCCAATGAAACTGCTTTTGCTTAGCATCTTCTCCATCCACAATGAGACTCTCAATGTTTGGAC GCATTTGATTGGGTTCTTCCTTTTCCTTGCCCTCACCATATACACTGCAATGAAAGTTCCAAAGGTTGTTGATCTTAACTCTTTGAGTCATATTCATGATATATTGAGAAAAGCTGATCTCCACAAATTACATTCCGAGCTCGTAACATGTTTGCCGTCGTTACCCAACATATCCGATCTACACAAATTTCGAGATGAGTTAAAGACGTCGATCTCCGGTTGGCATGTCCGTGAACTTCTATATAATTGTTTACCTGAGAGTTTCTCCTCTAGGAATCAATCCAAT aGGAGCATGAAGGAGGATGTGACAAACATAATAGCACCATTGATGGTGAGACCGATAACGCGGTGGCCATTTTTCACCTTCTTGGGCGGTGCGATGTTTTGCCTGCTAGCTAGCAGTGCATGCCACCTCCTATCGTGCCATTCTGAGCGCATATCGTACATCGTACGCCGGCTAGACTATGCTGGCATCGCTGCTCTTATATCCACTTCCTTTTATCCACCGGTGTACTATTCTTTCATATGTGATCCATTCTTTTGTAGGCTCTACTTGGGATTCATAACCATCTTAGGAGTTGCAGCCATCTTGTTTTCATTCTTAGCGGGGTTTCATCGACCCGAATTTCGAACCCTTCGTGTATCCCTTTTCTTCGGCATGGGGATGTCCAGCATAGCACCGATCATTCACAAACTCATCTTGTTTTGGCACCAACCTGAGGCACTTCATACTACCTTTTACGAAGTTTTGATGGGGATTTTATATGGTATTGGGGCATTTGTGTACGCGGCGAGGATACCAGAACGGTGGATGCCAGGAAAATTCGACATTGCGGGACATAGTCACCAACTTTTTCACATCTTGGTTGTTGCTGGGGCATACACACATTATCGTGCCGGATTGGTTTACCTCGAATGGAGGGATCAACATGGATGTTGA
- the LOC107932559 gene encoding heptahelical transmembrane protein 4 isoform X2 — protein sequence MENSKGGKGKRLWKKVKYQLVEYHSLPGYLRDNEYIVGHYRSEWPMKLLLLSIFSIHNETLNVWTHLIGFFLFLALTIYTAMKVPKVVDLNSLSHIHDILRKADLHKLHSELVTCLPSLPNISDLHKFRDELKTSISGWHVRELLYNCLPESFSSRNQSNRSMKEDVTNIIAPLMVRPITRWPFFTFLGGAMFCLLASSACHLLSCHSERISYIVRRLDYAGIAALISTSFYPPVYYSFICDPFFCRLYLGFITILGVAAILFSFLAGFHRPEFRTLRVSLFFGMGMSSIAPIIHKLILFWHQPEALHTTFYEVLMGILYGIGAFVYAARIPERWMPGKFDIAGHSHQLFHILVVAGAYTHYRAGLVYLEWRDQHGC from the exons ATGGAGAATTCAAAGGGAGGAAAAGGGAAGAGATTGTGGAAGAAGGTGAAGTATCAACTGGTTGAATACCATTCATTACCTGGTTATTTGAGGGACAATGAGTATATTGTTGGGCATTATAGATCTGAATGGCCAATGAAACTGCTTTTGCTTAGCATCTTCTCCATCCACAATGAGACTCTCAATGTTTGGAC GCATTTGATTGGGTTCTTCCTTTTCCTTGCCCTCACCATATACACTGCAATGAAAGTTCCAAAGGTTGTTGATCTTAACTCTTTGAGTCATATTCATGATATATTGAGAAAAGCTGATCTCCACAAATTACATTCCGAGCTCGTAACATGTTTGCCGTCGTTACCCAACATATCCGATCTACACAAATTTCGAGATGAGTTAAAGACGTCGATCTCCGGTTGGCATGTCCGTGAACTTCTATATAATTGTTTACCTGAGAGTTTCTCCTCTAGGAATCAATCCAAT aGGAGCATGAAGGAGGATGTGACAAACATAATAGCACCATTGATGGTGAGACCGATAACGCGGTGGCCATTTTTCACCTTCTTGGGCGGTGCGATGTTTTGCCTGCTAGCTAGCAGTGCATGCCACCTCCTATCGTGCCATTCTGAGCGCATATCGTACATCGTACGCCGGCTAGACTATGCTGGCATCGCTGCTCTTATATCCACTTCCTTTTATCCACCGGTGTACTATTCTTTCATATGTGATCCATTCTTTTGTAGGCTCTACTTGGGATTCATAACCATCTTAGGAGTTGCAGCCATCTTGTTTTCATTCTTAGCGGGGTTTCATCGACCCGAATTTCGAACCCTTCGTGTATCCCTTTTCTTCGGCATGGGGATGTCCAGCATAGCACCGATCATTCACAAACTCATCTTGTTTTGGCACCAACCTGAGGCACTTCATACTACCTTTTACGAAGTTTTGATGGGGATTTTATATGGTATTGGGGCATTTGTGTACGCGGCGAGGATACCAGAACGGTGGATGCCAGGAAAATTCGACATTGCGGGACATAGTCACCAACTTTTTCACATCTTGGTTGTTGCTGGGGCATACACACATTATCGTGCCGGATTGGTTTACCTCGAATGGAGGGATCAACATGGATGTTGA